A region from the Actinoplanes sp. OR16 genome encodes:
- a CDS encoding type VII secretion protein EccE, translating to MTSRGTGAPAADAVKPIPQRGRVGPLSLTQVLVAEGSLLAIIAAATHGLVVMLITTVAAALLLAVVFARSHHRWWLEYRALTRDHQRRRSARRETEAGPVLAALRTIAPGLTIRDISTSADEGTGVARDEAGWFGVVTLDRQAPIPLDTLVGAMSATEQPGLILELVTHTIPAPTPDLPPASPAVTSYRQLGDPGPAHRETSLSVRLDARALAESVLDHTTDPAEAARLTAALTRKIATTLRRQGITSRVLDAAGLLDILARSCDARVPEVAEEWTHWRSNHLIHRTYWLETWPDSTTEMGPLLAWASTAPASQTSVAIVLDASRADDIAVRAFIRLATRPDADLDSLGQVMREGVRRAGGELRSLDGEQGIAAYATAPTGGGAG from the coding sequence GTGACATCCAGGGGAACCGGCGCGCCGGCGGCCGATGCCGTCAAGCCCATCCCCCAGCGCGGCCGCGTGGGACCGCTGAGCCTCACTCAGGTGCTGGTCGCCGAGGGTTCCCTCCTGGCGATCATCGCGGCGGCCACGCACGGCCTCGTCGTCATGCTGATCACCACTGTCGCCGCCGCCCTCCTGCTGGCCGTCGTCTTCGCCCGCAGCCATCACCGCTGGTGGCTGGAGTACCGGGCCCTGACCCGGGATCACCAGCGCCGCCGTTCCGCGCGCCGGGAGACCGAGGCCGGACCGGTCCTGGCGGCGCTCCGCACGATCGCCCCCGGCCTGACGATCCGTGACATATCGACGTCGGCGGACGAGGGCACGGGCGTGGCGCGCGACGAGGCCGGCTGGTTCGGCGTGGTCACCCTGGACCGGCAGGCGCCGATCCCGCTCGACACCCTGGTCGGCGCGATGTCCGCGACCGAGCAGCCGGGTCTGATCCTGGAGCTCGTCACGCACACGATCCCGGCACCCACTCCTGACCTCCCGCCCGCGTCGCCGGCCGTCACGTCCTATCGCCAGCTGGGTGATCCAGGGCCCGCGCACCGGGAGACCTCGCTGAGTGTCCGGCTCGACGCGCGGGCCCTCGCCGAGTCCGTTCTGGATCACACGACGGATCCGGCGGAGGCGGCCCGGCTCACCGCCGCGCTGACTCGCAAGATCGCGACGACACTGCGCCGGCAGGGGATCACGAGCCGGGTTCTGGACGCCGCCGGGCTGCTCGACATCCTGGCCCGATCGTGCGACGCCCGGGTTCCCGAGGTGGCCGAGGAGTGGACCCACTGGCGCTCCAACCACTTGATCCACCGGACGTACTGGCTGGAGACCTGGCCGGATTCGACCACCGAGATGGGACCGTTGCTCGCCTGGGCGTCGACCGCTCCGGCTTCGCAGACCAGCGTCGCAATCGTGCTGGACGCGTCCCGGGCCGACGACATCGCCGTCCGCGCGTTCATCCGTCTCGCCACCCGGCCCGACGCCGACCTGGACTCTCTCGGCCAGGTGATGCGCGAGGGCGTCCGGCGTGCCGGTGGAGAGTTGCGGTCGCTCGACGGTGAGCAGGGCATCGCCGCCTATGCCACAGCCCCGACGGGAGGCGGTGCGGGATGA
- a CDS encoding right-handed parallel beta-helix repeat-containing protein yields the protein MVSTLAVPGSYPTLRDALEVAPDGAVIVLAPGTYRERLEIRGRRLTIKADDRAGAGAGERDADGRVVIDASELDGPAIEMSRSEVCVEGVTVTSGDYAAVIVAGGRLVLRQCEISAGFGAGVQATDGAIVEADEVRVLRAQYGFVFSDAGGEVQQSEVRGISDDGVIVRLGADPVIRGTTVAECGYRGIYVYQSGRPVIERCDVSSTGDAGIVAAHGSQPRIVETWVHETGGSGIVIGPGCAAVVEQCRVEQTAEPAVLVDPSATATVTLDQSGTPLRSTATTQDAAEVDRLLGQLDAMIGLAGVKGEVRALIDEIQVNEWRRSAGLSVGAVSHHLIFTGAPGTGKTTVARIYGQLLKALGVLPNGQFREVSRRDLVGQYIGHTAEKTTSVFEAAMGGVLFIDEAYTLARAGGATADFGQEAIDTLVKLMEDHRDQVAVIVAGYTKEMADFLDANSGLASRFAKTLEFENYGPDELVMIADRIARNDDYVFAAGLPTALHEHFTHLERDRNFGNAREARKLLEGMRKAQSGRLRAMGRMPSRDDLRTLMVDDLRAAAR from the coding sequence GTGGTCAGCACCCTGGCGGTCCCCGGCAGTTATCCGACCCTGCGCGACGCCCTCGAGGTGGCGCCGGACGGGGCGGTGATCGTGCTCGCGCCCGGGACGTACAGGGAACGCCTGGAGATCCGCGGCCGCCGCCTGACGATCAAGGCTGACGACCGGGCCGGCGCAGGAGCCGGCGAGCGGGACGCCGACGGACGAGTGGTCATCGACGCGTCCGAGCTTGACGGGCCGGCCATCGAGATGTCCCGGAGTGAGGTTTGTGTCGAGGGGGTGACGGTCACCTCCGGCGATTATGCGGCTGTCATCGTCGCAGGTGGACGGCTGGTTCTGCGGCAGTGCGAGATCAGCGCCGGGTTCGGGGCCGGTGTGCAGGCCACCGACGGCGCGATCGTCGAGGCCGATGAGGTACGAGTTCTGCGGGCGCAGTACGGGTTCGTCTTCTCCGACGCCGGCGGTGAAGTCCAGCAGAGCGAGGTGCGCGGCATCTCCGACGACGGCGTCATCGTGCGGCTCGGCGCCGACCCGGTCATCCGGGGCACGACGGTGGCCGAGTGCGGGTACCGGGGGATCTACGTCTACCAGTCGGGCCGTCCGGTGATCGAGCGCTGCGACGTCTCCAGTACCGGCGACGCGGGCATCGTGGCAGCTCACGGCAGCCAGCCACGGATCGTGGAGACCTGGGTGCACGAGACCGGCGGTTCGGGGATCGTGATCGGTCCGGGTTGTGCCGCGGTGGTCGAGCAGTGCCGTGTCGAGCAGACGGCCGAGCCGGCGGTGCTCGTCGACCCGTCGGCTACGGCGACCGTGACTCTCGACCAGAGCGGTACGCCGCTGCGGTCGACGGCGACGACCCAGGACGCCGCCGAGGTCGACCGGCTGCTCGGCCAGTTGGACGCGATGATCGGCCTGGCCGGGGTGAAAGGCGAGGTCCGCGCCCTGATCGACGAGATCCAGGTGAACGAGTGGCGGCGCAGCGCCGGGCTGAGCGTCGGCGCGGTCAGCCACCACCTGATCTTCACGGGCGCGCCGGGGACCGGGAAGACGACCGTCGCCCGGATCTACGGGCAGTTGCTGAAGGCGCTCGGCGTGCTGCCGAACGGCCAGTTCCGCGAGGTGTCGCGGCGTGACCTGGTCGGACAGTACATCGGGCACACGGCCGAGAAGACGACGTCGGTGTTCGAGGCGGCGATGGGCGGGGTGCTCTTCATCGACGAGGCGTACACGCTGGCCCGGGCCGGTGGCGCGACGGCCGATTTCGGTCAGGAGGCGATCGACACCCTCGTGAAGCTGATGGAGGACCACCGCGATCAGGTCGCCGTGATCGTCGCCGGGTACACGAAGGAGATGGCCGACTTCCTGGACGCGAACTCCGGTCTGGCGTCCCGGTTCGCGAAGACGCTGGAGTTCGAGAACTACGGGCCCGACGAGCTCGTGATGATCGCCGACCGGATCGCGCGCAACGACGACTACGTCTTCGCCGCGGGCCTGCCGACCGCGCTGCACGAGCACTTCACCCATCTCGAGCGGGACCGGAACTTCGGCAACGCCCGGGAGGCCCGCAAGCTGCTCGAAGGCATGCGCAAGGCACAGTCGGGCCGGCTGCGGGCGATGGGCCGGATGCCCAGCCGCGACGACCTGCGCACCCTGATGGTCGACGACCTGCGAGCAGCGGCCCGATGA
- a CDS encoding DUF4191 domain-containing protein: MAKPQEKVSFRERLKQIGQVFSFTAKQDKWFVPLVIGAVAIPIALTVLVVLLSGSWVWIPVGVMLTLLAVLIVLNLRSNTAMMNVAEGQPGAAASLMENMRGDWRVRPAASSTTQFDMVHVVIGRPGVILLAEGDPQRVKGLLGQEKRRLVKVIGNAPLYDYVIGSGEGQLPVRKLRSTMLKLPRNLTGKDVNALDKRLGALMARPQMPKGAIPKNMRPSKGAFRQQRPR, from the coding sequence ATGGCAAAGCCCCAGGAGAAGGTGTCGTTTCGCGAGCGCCTGAAGCAGATCGGCCAGGTGTTCTCGTTCACGGCGAAGCAGGACAAGTGGTTCGTCCCGCTGGTCATCGGCGCGGTCGCGATCCCGATCGCGCTGACCGTGCTCGTCGTGCTCCTCTCCGGGTCCTGGGTGTGGATCCCGGTCGGCGTCATGCTGACGCTGCTGGCCGTGCTGATCGTGCTCAACCTGCGCTCGAACACCGCGATGATGAACGTCGCGGAGGGCCAGCCCGGCGCCGCCGCCTCGCTCATGGAGAACATGCGCGGTGACTGGCGGGTCCGTCCCGCCGCGAGTTCCACGACCCAGTTCGACATGGTCCACGTGGTGATCGGCCGTCCCGGCGTCATCCTCCTCGCCGAGGGCGACCCGCAGCGCGTGAAGGGCCTGCTCGGCCAGGAGAAGCGCCGCCTCGTCAAGGTCATCGGCAACGCGCCGCTCTACGACTACGTGATCGGCTCCGGCGAGGGCCAGCTCCCGGTCCGCAAGCTGCGCTCCACGATGCTGAAGCTCCCCCGCAACCTCACCGGCAAGGACGTCAACGCCCTCGACAAGCGCCTCGGCGCCCTGATGGCCCGTCCGCAGATGCCGAAGGGCGCCATCCCGAAGAACATGCGGCCCAGCAAGGGCGCCTTCCGCCAGCAGCGCCCGCGCTAG
- a CDS encoding AAA family ATPase: MTVSASSTVLVGREADLATLRDALKRVRGAEPSAVLVGGEAGVGKTRLVEEFCRSLDGEPVRVLYGQCLELGEEGLPFAPFAAALRELARREGRAVFDGRETEFARLLPELGPPPDLGEARRGHLFELVGALFARLAEEQPVILMIEDLHWADRSTRDLIGYLLRSVRVQRLLVIVTYRTDELHRGHPLRPFLAELDRVRGVHRLEVDRLDRDDTAELLAHLLGAEPDAPTVDAVCERAQGIPFFIEQFASSADPRCGDIPETLRDLLLSRVDQLPDGAQRVLRVAAVGGTRFGHELIARVAGMDEPSLESALRATVAAQLIVSDPSGGYEFRHALVREAIHDDLLPGEHARLHARFAEAVEADPHLVEPDRAPAEIAHHWHAAHDHPRALVAARRAAESAGCRYAYAEQARLLDRVLELWEQVPDAADRLGTTHLDLLEETALAAIDSGDHMRALSLTRAALGDLDGEAEPVRAARLLIRRGKLLRNAGKSDGGPETREAYRLLRSAPRDLDWLKLLGDVAYQMAAIDGDEAGRIAQEVKDAATAFGDEAAQVNAEIIFGKVCGGRLAADEGLPAMRRAVERARAAGDVSNFAHGLVNISDSLFELGAYEESAAAAMEGIPDADRVGVSRTTGVYLMANYAEALMALGRWDEADARLAEAARQDPPGVLALPWLRLRARLRMARGHPGAAALSSRAAGFLAKPFLSAEARVSLLELRILAEGPGALPFARTAIHDQGVFERPRYGWPLLAAAARIADEPLRESVREVAASLPARYPAERASALEVTALLDGSPAAWQAAVAGWRADGQPYQLAGALLDLAEASAADRQAASEALTEAVEIGNRLGAGPLLARAEVLGRRLGVRAPGASPSELLTSRELEVLRLVAEGLSNSGIARELFISPKTASVHVSRIIAKLEVGNRVEAAVVGRRLGLV; encoded by the coding sequence ATGACGGTGAGTGCGTCCAGCACGGTCCTGGTCGGTCGCGAGGCCGACCTGGCCACGCTGCGCGACGCGCTCAAGCGGGTTCGGGGCGCCGAGCCGTCGGCCGTGCTGGTCGGCGGCGAGGCGGGCGTCGGCAAGACCCGGCTCGTCGAGGAGTTCTGCCGGTCGCTCGACGGCGAGCCGGTCCGCGTGCTCTACGGGCAGTGTCTGGAGCTGGGGGAGGAGGGCCTGCCGTTCGCGCCGTTCGCCGCGGCGCTGCGCGAGCTGGCCCGCCGCGAGGGCCGGGCCGTCTTCGACGGGCGGGAGACCGAGTTCGCCCGGCTGCTGCCCGAGCTGGGTCCGCCGCCCGACCTCGGCGAGGCCCGGCGCGGCCATCTGTTCGAGCTGGTCGGCGCGCTCTTCGCCCGGCTCGCCGAGGAGCAGCCGGTCATCCTCATGATCGAGGACCTGCACTGGGCCGACCGATCCACCCGCGACCTGATCGGCTACCTGCTGCGATCAGTCCGGGTCCAGCGGCTACTGGTCATCGTGACCTACCGGACTGACGAGCTGCACCGCGGGCATCCGCTGCGGCCGTTCCTCGCCGAGCTCGACCGGGTGCGCGGCGTTCACCGGCTCGAGGTCGACCGGCTCGACCGCGACGACACCGCTGAGCTGCTCGCCCACCTGCTCGGCGCGGAGCCCGACGCGCCCACCGTCGACGCGGTCTGCGAGCGGGCGCAGGGCATCCCGTTCTTCATCGAGCAGTTCGCCTCATCAGCCGATCCGCGCTGCGGCGACATCCCGGAGACGCTCCGCGACCTGCTGCTGTCCCGGGTCGACCAGCTGCCCGACGGCGCGCAGCGGGTGCTGCGGGTGGCGGCGGTCGGCGGCACGCGATTCGGCCACGAGCTGATCGCCCGGGTCGCCGGGATGGACGAGCCGTCGCTGGAGTCCGCGCTGCGCGCCACCGTGGCGGCCCAGCTGATCGTCTCCGACCCGTCCGGGGGCTACGAGTTCCGCCACGCCCTGGTCCGCGAGGCCATCCACGACGATCTGCTCCCCGGCGAGCACGCCCGGCTGCACGCGCGCTTCGCCGAGGCGGTCGAGGCCGATCCGCACCTCGTCGAGCCCGACCGGGCGCCCGCCGAGATCGCCCATCACTGGCACGCCGCGCACGATCATCCGCGGGCGCTGGTCGCCGCACGGCGGGCCGCGGAGTCGGCGGGCTGCCGATATGCCTATGCGGAGCAGGCCCGCCTCCTCGACCGCGTCCTGGAACTCTGGGAGCAGGTGCCCGACGCGGCCGACCGCCTCGGCACCACCCACCTCGACCTGCTGGAGGAGACGGCGCTCGCCGCGATCGACTCCGGCGACCACATGCGGGCGCTCAGCCTCACCCGCGCCGCCCTCGGCGATCTCGACGGCGAGGCCGAGCCGGTGCGGGCGGCCCGGCTGCTGATCCGCCGCGGCAAACTGCTGCGCAACGCCGGCAAGAGCGACGGCGGTCCGGAGACGCGGGAGGCCTATCGCCTTCTGCGGTCGGCGCCACGTGATCTTGACTGGCTGAAGCTGCTCGGCGACGTGGCCTACCAGATGGCCGCCATCGACGGCGACGAGGCGGGGCGGATCGCGCAGGAGGTCAAGGACGCCGCGACCGCGTTCGGCGACGAGGCCGCCCAGGTCAACGCCGAGATCATCTTCGGCAAGGTGTGTGGCGGCCGGCTCGCCGCCGACGAGGGGCTGCCGGCCATGCGCCGCGCCGTCGAGCGGGCCCGCGCCGCCGGTGACGTCTCCAACTTCGCCCACGGACTGGTCAACATCTCCGATTCGCTGTTCGAGCTGGGGGCTTATGAGGAGTCCGCCGCCGCCGCGATGGAGGGCATCCCGGACGCCGACCGCGTCGGGGTCAGCCGGACGACCGGGGTCTACCTCATGGCGAACTATGCCGAGGCGCTGATGGCCCTCGGCCGCTGGGACGAAGCGGACGCACGACTCGCCGAGGCCGCCCGGCAGGACCCGCCCGGTGTCCTCGCCCTGCCGTGGCTGCGCCTCCGCGCGCGGCTCCGGATGGCCCGCGGACACCCCGGCGCGGCGGCTCTGAGCAGCCGCGCCGCCGGCTTCCTGGCGAAACCGTTCCTCAGCGCCGAGGCCCGGGTCTCCCTGCTCGAGCTCCGCATCCTCGCCGAGGGCCCCGGGGCGCTCCCGTTCGCCCGCACGGCCATCCATGACCAGGGGGTTTTCGAGCGCCCACGGTACGGGTGGCCGCTACTGGCAGCAGCCGCCCGCATCGCCGACGAGCCGTTGCGCGAGTCCGTCCGGGAGGTCGCCGCGTCGCTTCCGGCTCGATACCCGGCCGAGCGGGCCTCCGCCCTCGAGGTGACAGCCCTGCTCGACGGCTCACCGGCGGCGTGGCAGGCCGCGGTCGCGGGGTGGCGTGCCGACGGGCAGCCTTACCAGCTGGCGGGGGCGCTGCTCGACCTGGCGGAGGCATCGGCAGCTGATCGCCAAGCGGCGTCGGAGGCGCTGACCGAAGCCGTCGAGATCGGCAATCGGCTGGGGGCCGGCCCGCTGCTGGCGCGAGCTGAAGTGCTGGGGCGACGACTCGGGGTGCGGGCTCCCGGGGCGTCGCCGTCGGAGCTGTTGACGTCCCGGGAGCTGGAGGTGCTGCGGCTCGTGGCCGAGGGGTTGAGCAATAGCGGGATCGCTCGGGAGCTGTTCATCTCGCCCAAGACGGCGAGTGTCCATGTTTCGAGGATCATCGCGAAGCTCGAAGTGGGGAATCGCGTGGAGGCGGCTGTTGTGGGGCGGCGGTTGGGGTTGGTTTGA
- the lipA gene encoding lipoyl synthase, with the protein MLRIEARNAETPIERKPPWIKVKAKMGPEYTQMRGLVQKEGLHTVCQEAGCPNIYECWEDREATFLIGGDQCTRRCDFCQIDTGKPAEFDADEPRRVGESVATMGLRYATVTGVARDDLPDGGAWLYAETVRQIHKLQPGCGVELLIPDFNADPVQLAEVFGATPEVLAHNVETVPRIFKRIRPGFRYERSLDVITQARAAGLVTKSNLILGMGEERSEISAALRDLHAAGCELITITQYLRPTPRHHPVERWVKPEEFVELREEAEQIGFAGVMSGPLVRSSYRAGRLYKQALEARGA; encoded by the coding sequence ATGCTGCGCATCGAGGCGCGCAACGCCGAAACTCCCATCGAGCGGAAGCCGCCGTGGATCAAAGTCAAGGCGAAGATGGGCCCTGAATACACGCAGATGCGCGGGCTCGTCCAGAAAGAGGGCCTGCACACGGTCTGCCAGGAGGCCGGCTGTCCCAACATCTACGAGTGCTGGGAAGACCGCGAAGCCACCTTCCTCATCGGTGGCGACCAGTGCACCCGTCGCTGCGACTTCTGCCAGATCGACACCGGCAAGCCCGCCGAGTTCGACGCCGACGAGCCCCGCCGTGTGGGCGAGTCCGTCGCCACGATGGGCCTGCGCTACGCCACGGTCACCGGCGTCGCCCGGGACGACCTGCCCGACGGAGGCGCCTGGCTCTACGCGGAGACCGTCCGCCAGATCCACAAGCTTCAGCCGGGCTGCGGCGTCGAGCTGCTGATCCCCGACTTCAACGCCGACCCGGTCCAGCTGGCCGAGGTCTTCGGCGCCACTCCCGAGGTCCTGGCGCACAACGTCGAGACCGTCCCGCGCATCTTCAAGCGGATCCGTCCCGGCTTCCGCTACGAGCGCTCCCTCGACGTGATCACCCAGGCCCGCGCGGCCGGCCTGGTCACGAAGAGCAACCTGATCCTGGGCATGGGCGAGGAGCGCTCCGAGATCTCCGCCGCCCTCCGCGACCTGCACGCCGCGGGCTGCGAGCTCATCACGATCACGCAGTACCTCCGCCCCACCCCGCGGCACCACCCGGTCGAGCGCTGGGTGAAGCCCGAGGAGTTCGTCGAGCTCCGCGAGGAGGCCGAGCAGATCGGCTTCGCCGGCGTCATGTCCGGCCCGCTGGTCCGCTCCTCCTACCGCGCCGGCCGCCTTTACAAGCAGGCCCTGGAGGCCCGGGGCGCCTGA
- the aspS gene encoding aspartate--tRNA(Asn) ligase — MQRILSAQLAEHVGEEVRIAGWVHRVRELKKVTFLIIRDADGFSQVVMRESPRIGEGSVVEITATVTENEQAPGGVELTEPVIEILSRLTEPLPFELHRPVLTVGLPAQLDHAALALRHPTRAANLRIAAAVTAGFRKTLEAQRFVEIQTPKIVGSATESGANVFQLDYFGRPGYLAQSPQFFKQLMVGVFERVFEVGPVFRAEPSDTARHLAQYTSLDAEMGFIKDHRDVMTALTTTLGTMFAEVTARTGFVPPEVPAEIPAVHFTEALKIAGAPEDEPDLAPAHERALGEWALREHGSEFVYVTGYPMRKRPFYTHPSADPAHSNGFDLLFKGLEIVTGGQRLHRYEDYVEVLRIKGEPLEPYAGYLDGFRYGMPPHGGWAIGLERLVARMVGAANVREVTAFPRDLQRIAP; from the coding sequence ATGCAACGCATCCTCTCCGCCCAATTGGCAGAGCACGTAGGCGAAGAAGTCCGGATCGCCGGCTGGGTCCATCGTGTCCGCGAGCTGAAGAAAGTGACGTTCCTGATCATCCGGGACGCTGACGGCTTCAGCCAGGTCGTGATGCGCGAGTCGCCCAGGATCGGGGAAGGCTCCGTCGTCGAGATCACCGCCACGGTGACCGAGAACGAGCAGGCGCCGGGCGGGGTCGAGCTGACCGAGCCGGTCATCGAGATCCTGAGTCGGCTGACCGAACCACTGCCGTTCGAACTGCATCGGCCGGTCCTCACCGTCGGACTGCCCGCTCAACTGGACCACGCGGCGCTCGCTCTGCGGCATCCCACCCGGGCGGCCAACCTGAGGATCGCCGCCGCCGTGACGGCCGGGTTCCGGAAGACCCTGGAAGCGCAGCGGTTCGTCGAGATCCAGACGCCGAAGATCGTGGGGTCGGCGACCGAGTCCGGGGCGAACGTGTTCCAGCTCGACTACTTCGGGCGGCCGGGCTACCTGGCGCAGTCGCCGCAGTTCTTCAAACAGCTCATGGTCGGCGTCTTCGAGCGGGTCTTCGAGGTGGGTCCGGTGTTCCGGGCCGAGCCGAGCGACACCGCGCGGCACCTCGCGCAGTACACCTCGCTCGACGCCGAGATGGGCTTCATCAAGGACCACCGCGACGTGATGACAGCGTTGACCACGACGTTGGGAACCATGTTCGCCGAGGTCACCGCCCGGACCGGCTTCGTGCCGCCGGAGGTGCCGGCCGAGATCCCGGCGGTGCACTTCACCGAGGCGCTGAAGATCGCCGGCGCGCCCGAGGACGAGCCCGACCTGGCGCCGGCGCACGAGCGGGCCCTCGGCGAGTGGGCGCTGCGGGAGCACGGCTCGGAGTTCGTCTACGTGACCGGTTACCCGATGCGGAAGCGGCCGTTCTACACCCACCCGTCCGCCGACCCGGCCCACTCGAACGGTTTCGACCTGCTGTTCAAGGGCCTGGAGATCGTCACGGGCGGGCAGCGGCTGCACCGCTACGAGGACTATGTGGAGGTGCTGCGGATCAAGGGCGAGCCGCTCGAGCCGTACGCCGGGTACCTCGACGGATTCCGCTACGGCATGCCACCGCACGGCGGCTGGGCGATCGGCCTGGAGCGGCTGGTGGCCCGCATGGTGGGGGCTGCGAACGTCCGTGAGGTGACCGCTTTCCCGCGGGACCTGCAACGCATCGCGCCATAG
- a CDS encoding peptide ABC transporter substrate-binding protein, which produces MAIYRDSRDKRVFVPTRSGGVVLNFGHPIAWAILVCTTIVPFAIVAAVTIAVFL; this is translated from the coding sequence ATGGCGATCTACCGCGACTCCCGCGACAAGCGCGTCTTCGTTCCGACCCGGAGCGGTGGGGTGGTGCTCAATTTCGGTCACCCCATCGCCTGGGCCATCCTCGTCTGCACCACGATCGTCCCGTTCGCGATCGTCGCTGCGGTCACGATTGCGGTCTTTCTCTGA